From one Acidobacteriota bacterium genomic stretch:
- a CDS encoding HK97 family phage prohead protease, whose translation MSILHKDHKTDESEIKFKFLSDSVLKAFERDGRKYCRLTASSNAEDLVGDVMSQKALEQMKSSAVGTVMFMNHSTNVPEDVFGTVAEATVEKKTADLVGGGSGDVYCLEYLVEVQTDNERAVKTWQMIGSGTKLGASVTVLVRDKSPNPKRNKGIIIEEVEYIETSIVGVPCNRQSWVTAAQKALRLAEKRASRAVPESNTEEEEVMSKENAGAAPRQLSVAFPLTVAAMEKGRAIRDAIANGEAVTLEPVVVKGMFNDILAQEPTLWELYDILWEVRWQLSYQVWNLQALGQTDFTEILALWAEALDEFKSAAITSFMFWNDIANAELEIETDDEAMSYALELEKSLKAVAGAIESAPDGDARKHLRAAGERIIELAKSIDILPEDSAAGAPQIPEADQTANRWLPKNIRRAASSRPVMIRRDGFRPWRTRSGLSSLRSGSAQTRFRRN comes from the coding sequence ATGAGCATTTTGCATAAAGATCACAAAACCGACGAATCCGAGATCAAATTCAAGTTTCTTTCGGACTCTGTATTGAAGGCCTTCGAAAGGGATGGTCGGAAGTATTGCCGGCTGACGGCGTCTTCGAATGCCGAGGATCTTGTCGGCGACGTCATGTCGCAGAAGGCTCTTGAGCAGATGAAATCATCGGCGGTCGGGACGGTGATGTTCATGAACCACTCGACCAACGTGCCGGAGGATGTCTTCGGAACCGTGGCCGAAGCGACGGTAGAGAAGAAGACCGCCGATCTCGTCGGCGGAGGTTCGGGCGACGTCTATTGTCTTGAATACCTCGTCGAGGTTCAGACCGACAACGAGCGGGCGGTCAAGACCTGGCAGATGATCGGGTCGGGCACGAAGCTCGGGGCGTCGGTCACCGTCCTTGTCCGCGACAAGTCGCCGAATCCCAAACGCAACAAGGGCATCATCATCGAAGAGGTCGAGTACATCGAGACTTCGATCGTCGGCGTTCCGTGCAACCGCCAGTCCTGGGTAACCGCCGCGCAGAAAGCGCTGCGGCTTGCCGAAAAACGCGCATCCCGCGCGGTCCCTGAATCCAACACAGAAGAGGAAGAAGTTATGTCGAAAGAAAACGCCGGCGCCGCGCCGCGTCAGTTGTCGGTCGCGTTCCCGCTGACCGTCGCCGCAATGGAAAAGGGTCGTGCGATCCGCGACGCGATCGCGAATGGCGAAGCGGTGACGCTCGAACCGGTCGTCGTCAAGGGAATGTTCAACGACATCCTTGCCCAGGAACCGACGCTCTGGGAATTGTACGACATTCTGTGGGAAGTCCGGTGGCAGCTCAGCTATCAGGTCTGGAACCTTCAGGCGCTCGGGCAGACCGATTTCACGGAAATCCTCGCCCTCTGGGCCGAGGCGCTCGACGAGTTCAAGTCGGCCGCGATCACCTCGTTCATGTTCTGGAACGATATCGCAAACGCGGAACTGGAAATCGAAACCGACGACGAAGCGATGAGCTACGCCCTCGAACTCGAAAAGTCTCTAAAAGCCGTCGCAGGCGCGATCGAAAGCGCGCCCGACGGCGACGCGCGGAAACATCTCCGCGCGGCCGGCGAGCGGATCATCGAACTCGCCAAATCGATCGATATTCTGCCGGAGGATTCCGCGGCCGGTGCGCCGCAGATACCCGAGGCCGATCAAACGGCGAACCGCTGGCTGCCGAAGAATATCCGTCGGGCCGCGTCGTCACGACCGGTTATGATTCGAAGGGACGGCTTTCGACCGTGGCGGACGCGCAGCGGACTTTCGTCGCTTCGGTCGGGTTCGGCTCAAACACGCTTCCGGCGCAACTGA